The Thiorhodovibrio frisius genome segment ACCGGGCGTATCGACCACCGTTTTTTTCTGACAACACAGGAGTCAAAACCCAATGGCAAAAGCAAAAGTCACCTTCGAGGATATCAGTCAGACCGTGAATGTGCCTGCCGGCATTCGCGTGATCGATGTCTCCGAGAAAATTGGCGCCGGCATTATCTATGGCTGCCGCGAGGGCGACTGCGGCACCTGCATGATGCATGTGGTGGAGGGCTGGAACAACCTGACCGAGCCCTCCGTGCTGGAGGAAAAGGTCCTGCGCGAGAACATGGCCAGTCGTCACGACCGCCTTGCCTGTCAGGCACAGATTATCGGCGACTGCACCGTCAAGCCTGCTTGATGCTGACCCTCGACCACTGCGCAGTGACATGCCAATCGCAAACTAATGGTTTTCGGTTTTGGTCCGGGTGACGGCCACGGGGGTCTCTGCGGCATGGATGCCGCCGGGAAGCCTACAGGGAGGTATTCACGGCGTCCCTCGTGGCCGTCACCCGGCCCAGAACGCGCCGAAATCTCAAAAGGGTTTCGGTATAACAAACTTCCCCATCCTTTCCAACAAATGGAGCATCTTAAAGATGGCTTTAGTGACTTTTTCCAATCCCGACTTTAAGGACAAGACCGTTTACGCGGTTGCTGGCAGCCATACCGAGACCCTGCTGAAACTCGCCAAAGAGAACAAGGTGCCGGTCAACTTCGACTGCCAGGACGGCGAATGTGGCCATTGCCTGGTGCGGGTCAGCAGCGTCGACAATAAGGGGCGTATGGGCTATTTCCTGACCGATAAGGAACAGAGCGTACTCAAAGAGCTGGGTAAGCTCACACAGGAACAGATTGACCAGCTTCATGTGGATGACATGCCGAGCGAATGGCGGCTAGCCTGCCAGATGATCGTCCGCGATGAAGACATCCTCGTGGAGTACTGATCCCATGCTGGCGCGCGGCTCGGCAGTTGTGGCCCG includes the following:
- a CDS encoding 2Fe-2S iron-sulfur cluster-binding protein; translated protein: MAKAKVTFEDISQTVNVPAGIRVIDVSEKIGAGIIYGCREGDCGTCMMHVVEGWNNLTEPSVLEEKVLRENMASRHDRLACQAQIIGDCTVKPA
- a CDS encoding 2Fe-2S iron-sulfur cluster-binding protein — encoded protein: MALVTFSNPDFKDKTVYAVAGSHTETLLKLAKENKVPVNFDCQDGECGHCLVRVSSVDNKGRMGYFLTDKEQSVLKELGKLTQEQIDQLHVDDMPSEWRLACQMIVRDEDILVEY